A genomic segment from Necator americanus strain Aroian chromosome III, whole genome shotgun sequence encodes:
- a CDS encoding hypothetical protein (NECATOR_CHRIII.G11034.T1): MYEVLEQIILDRVIAKKQHATSKLAFVLTDMRLTKCSSLGERWKFGRYSKPMQLAFLEFEAAFDFPHRGCLLNALHVDGVPGKVVRLIDNMN; this comes from the coding sequence atgtacgAAGTTTTGGAGcagattatcctggaccgagttatcgcgaagaaacaacatgcgacgagcaagctggctttcgtcctgacCGACATGCGATTGACCAAGTGCTCATCGTTAGGAGAGCGATGGAAATTTGGTAGGTACTCGAAGCCGATGCAATTAGCCTTTCTGGagtttgaagccgctttcgactttCCTCATCGAGgctgtcttctcaacgcgctccacgtagatggagtaccaggaaaggtCGTACGCTTGATTGATAACATGAAttaa
- a CDS encoding hypothetical protein (NECATOR_CHRIII.G11035.T3), protein MNDETCPSQPTVKQIVKIPRNRLENRLYKQGLVDDNNVHLSYFNFRVLWPALALSVTMYALFLVGVVGSLQTDHLPTPLELRKAFWTKYGSFQFRCNSTVPFPKDALPSILNLFEINVIGNVMFRLCSCLPIAVRLFVVHCRRTLIRRDFETSSFIHNLMNEVVPALTFVELFAMALFSIVAIRKDSPVINRYCKIAFAITAAVNMIITSAVLFAHKKNKPQRLDSISIFVKLVSTSLFCYTSPHYFQRHQASISFPICHVYLPRIFALMEYVMIASYGAFHFTSLIDIRNVTFLCYPRTCSGECEPLDPENFKKGEKYEHCRAYEYQQRLILAEKVKPDGS, encoded by the exons ATGAATGATGAAACATGCCCATCTCAACCAACCGTCAAGCAGATTGTTAAG ATTCCACGAAATCGACTAGAGAATCGGCTGTACAAGCAAGGTTTGGTTGACGACAACAATGTTCATCTTTCATACTTTAATTTTCGCGTGCTTTGGCCTGCTCTTGCTTTGTCAGTTACCATGTATGCACTATTCCTAG TTGGTGTCGTCGGGTCGCTTCAAACAGACCACTTGCCAACCCCTCTAGAACTGCGCAAGGCATTCTGGACGAAATACGGATCATTTCAATTTCGATGCAAC TCGACTGTACCTTTTCCCAAGGATGCGCTTCCATCTATTTTAAATCTCTTTGAAATTAACGTCATCGGAAATGTGATGTTCCGGCTCTGTAGCTGTTTGCCAATTGCAGTTCGACTTTTCGTTGTGCACTGCAGAAG GACGTTGATTCGACGTGACTTTGAGACGTCGTCATTCATCCACAACCTGATGAACGAAGTCGTCCCGGCACTCACATTTGTTGAACTGTTTGCGATGGCGCTTTTCAGTATCGTCGCGATTCGGAAAGATTCTCCAG TGATCAATCGTTACTGTAAGATTGCATTTGCGATAACAGCAGCTGTGAACATGATAATCACTTCAGCAGTTCTCTTTGCACACAAGAAGAATAAGCCACAG AGACTAGACTCTATATCTATATTTGTGAAACTGGTATCGACCTCTTTATTCTGCTATACCTCGCCACATTACTTCCAACGTCATCAAGCCAGCATATCATTTCCGATATGTCATGTATACC TACCGAGAATATTTGCACTTATGGAGTACGTGATGATCGCCTCGTACGGTGCATTCCACTTCACATCTCTGATCGACATTCGAAACGTCACATTCCTGTGTTACCCCCGCACGTGCTCCGGAGAATGCGAGCCATTGGACCCTGAGAATTtcaagaaaggagaaaaatacgAACATTGTCGGGCCTACGAGTACCAACAACGGTTGATACTTGCAGAAAAAGTCAAGCCGGATGGCAGTTAG
- a CDS encoding hypothetical protein (NECATOR_CHRIII.G11035.T4), which produces MNDETCPSQPTVKQIVKIPRNRLENRLYKQGLVDDNNVHLSYFNFRVLWPALALSVTMYALFLEHVPSLIALTKHDRGMLEIQPGPSLHTYMEPLGVVGSLQTDHLPTPLELRKAFWTKYGSFQFRCNSTVPFPKDALPSILNLFEINVIGNVMFRLCSCLPIAVRLFVVHCRRTLIRRDFETSSFIHNLMNEVVPALTFVELFAMALFSIVAIRKDSPVINRYCKIAFAITAAVNMIITSAVLFAHKKNKPQRLDSISIFVKLVSTSLFCYTSPHYFQRHQASISFPICHVYLPRIFALMEYVMIASYGAFHFTSLIDIRNVTFLCYPRTCSGECEPLDPENFKKGEKYEHCRAYEYQQRLILAEKVKPDGS; this is translated from the exons ATGAATGATGAAACATGCCCATCTCAACCAACCGTCAAGCAGATTGTTAAG ATTCCACGAAATCGACTAGAGAATCGGCTGTACAAGCAAGGTTTGGTTGACGACAACAATGTTCATCTTTCATACTTTAATTTTCGCGTGCTTTGGCCTGCTCTTGCTTTGTCAGTTACCATGTATGCACTATTCCTAG aaCACgtaccatcgctaattgctctgacaaAGCATGACCgaggcatgctcgaaattcagccgggaccctctttacatacatacatggaACCTC TTGGTGTCGTCGGGTCGCTTCAAACAGACCACTTGCCAACCCCTCTAGAACTGCGCAAGGCATTCTGGACGAAATACGGATCATTTCAATTTCGATGCAAC TCGACTGTACCTTTTCCCAAGGATGCGCTTCCATCTATTTTAAATCTCTTTGAAATTAACGTCATCGGAAATGTGATGTTCCGGCTCTGTAGCTGTTTGCCAATTGCAGTTCGACTTTTCGTTGTGCACTGCAGAAG GACGTTGATTCGACGTGACTTTGAGACGTCGTCATTCATCCACAACCTGATGAACGAAGTCGTCCCGGCACTCACATTTGTTGAACTGTTTGCGATGGCGCTTTTCAGTATCGTCGCGATTCGGAAAGATTCTCCAG TGATCAATCGTTACTGTAAGATTGCATTTGCGATAACAGCAGCTGTGAACATGATAATCACTTCAGCAGTTCTCTTTGCACACAAGAAGAATAAGCCACAG AGACTAGACTCTATATCTATATTTGTGAAACTGGTATCGACCTCTTTATTCTGCTATACCTCGCCACATTACTTCCAACGTCATCAAGCCAGCATATCATTTCCGATATGTCATGTATACC TACCGAGAATATTTGCACTTATGGAGTACGTGATGATCGCCTCGTACGGTGCATTCCACTTCACATCTCTGATCGACATTCGAAACGTCACATTCCTGTGTTACCCCCGCACGTGCTCCGGAGAATGCGAGCCATTGGACCCTGAGAATTtcaagaaaggagaaaaatacgAACATTGTCGGGCCTACGAGTACCAACAACGGTTGATACTTGCAGAAAAAGTCAAGCCGGATGGCAGTTAG
- a CDS encoding hypothetical protein (NECATOR_CHRIII.G11035.T1), giving the protein MISEHVPSLIALTKHDRGMLEIQPGPSLHTYMEPLGVVGSLQTDHLPTPLELRKAFWTKYGSFQFRCNSTVPFPKDALPSILNLFEINVIGNVMFRLCSCLPIAVRLFVVHCRRTLIRRDFETSSFIHNLMNEVVPALTFVELFAMALFSIVAIRKDSPVINRYCKIAFAITAAVNMIITSAVLFAHKKNKPQRLDSISIFVKLVSTSLFCYTSPHYFQRHQASISFPICHVYHSKSAKQIKDLSSAKERKRNQFFLTS; this is encoded by the exons atgattagcg aaCACgtaccatcgctaattgctctgacaaAGCATGACCgaggcatgctcgaaattcagccgggaccctctttacatacatacatggaACCTC TTGGTGTCGTCGGGTCGCTTCAAACAGACCACTTGCCAACCCCTCTAGAACTGCGCAAGGCATTCTGGACGAAATACGGATCATTTCAATTTCGATGCAAC TCGACTGTACCTTTTCCCAAGGATGCGCTTCCATCTATTTTAAATCTCTTTGAAATTAACGTCATCGGAAATGTGATGTTCCGGCTCTGTAGCTGTTTGCCAATTGCAGTTCGACTTTTCGTTGTGCACTGCAGAAG GACGTTGATTCGACGTGACTTTGAGACGTCGTCATTCATCCACAACCTGATGAACGAAGTCGTCCCGGCACTCACATTTGTTGAACTGTTTGCGATGGCGCTTTTCAGTATCGTCGCGATTCGGAAAGATTCTCCAG TGATCAATCGTTACTGTAAGATTGCATTTGCGATAACAGCAGCTGTGAACATGATAATCACTTCAGCAGTTCTCTTTGCACACAAGAAGAATAAGCCACAG AGACTAGACTCTATATCTATATTTGTGAAACTGGTATCGACCTCTTTATTCTGCTATACCTCGCCACATTACTTCCAACGTCATCAAGCCAGCATATCATTTCCGATATGTCATGTATACC ACTCCAAATCAGCGAAGCAGATAAAGGATCTGAGTAGTGCTAAAGagcgaaaaagaaaccaatttTTCCTGACCAGTTGA